One window of Verrucomicrobiota bacterium genomic DNA carries:
- a CDS encoding class I SAM-dependent methyltransferase produces MSKRLTRPGVRAGYDLWSASYDQTPNPLVALDRRHTMALLQPHPGERILDAGCGTGGHFDFMLGHGSKPVGLDFSREMLRLAQRKHPGIPLVQADLNDQLPFRTHAFDAALCALVGEHLIGLSTLFRGLAASLARSGRLVFSVFHPAMAAAGTEANFERGGVEYRLGAERHTVDDYLDLIDEAGLDLVNVREFCGDPKLVEEIPSASKYLGRPLLLTVEARKASNR; encoded by the coding sequence ATGAGCAAACGACTGACCCGCCCCGGCGTTCGCGCAGGTTACGATCTCTGGTCTGCGAGCTACGATCAGACGCCGAACCCTTTGGTCGCCCTGGATCGACGGCACACGATGGCACTCCTTCAACCGCATCCGGGGGAGCGTATCCTGGATGCAGGCTGTGGCACGGGCGGCCATTTCGATTTCATGTTGGGCCACGGAAGCAAACCGGTCGGGTTGGACTTTTCTCGCGAGATGCTTCGGCTGGCGCAGCGGAAACATCCCGGAATTCCGTTGGTCCAAGCCGATCTGAACGATCAACTCCCCTTCCGAACACACGCCTTTGACGCGGCTTTATGCGCCTTGGTGGGTGAACACTTGATCGGATTGAGCACGCTGTTCCGCGGGCTGGCCGCTTCGCTGGCTCGGAGCGGACGTCTCGTGTTCTCGGTGTTCCATCCCGCAATGGCCGCGGCGGGAACGGAAGCCAACTTCGAACGGGGTGGTGTGGAATATCGGCTGGGAGCGGAGCGGCACACCGTGGACGACTATCTCGACCTGATCGACGAGGCCGGACTTGACCTCGTCAATGTCCGCGAGTTCTGCGGCGACCCAAAACTCGTGGAGGAGATTCCCTCCGCTTCGAAATACCTGGGACGCCCGCTGCTCTTGACGGTCGAGGCGCGCAAAGCGAGCAACCGCTGA
- a CDS encoding M20/M25/M40 family metallo-hydrolase, with protein sequence MPSGSGRGGFGAQRPSPWLTNATPIPAQITLAVEDYNRLVRMIQQGEKLKMAVELKAKFHEDDFMAYNTVAEISGSDLKDELVMIGAHLDSWHSGTGATDNGAGVAATMEAVRILQALKLEPRRTVRIALWTGEEQGLLGSKAYVAQQFGYYTNVTSRSESGSSGEQSDGNSASQPAPGSSRSTRQLVRHSNYEKFSAYFNLDNGTGKIRGVYLQGNETVRPLFRRWLQPFNDLGAETLTLNNTSGTDHLSFDEVGLPGFQFIQDPVEYPTRTHHSNQDVFDRIQADDIKQAATIMAAFLYHASTMDEKLPRKPTE encoded by the coding sequence ATGCCGAGCGGGTCAGGCCGAGGCGGTTTTGGCGCTCAGCGTCCCTCGCCGTGGTTGACCAATGCCACGCCGATTCCGGCACAGATCACCCTGGCGGTCGAAGATTACAACCGCCTGGTCCGAATGATCCAGCAAGGCGAGAAATTGAAAATGGCTGTCGAACTGAAAGCGAAATTCCACGAGGACGATTTCATGGCTTACAACACCGTGGCGGAAATTTCAGGCAGCGATCTCAAAGACGAACTCGTCATGATCGGCGCGCACCTGGACTCGTGGCACTCCGGCACCGGAGCCACCGACAATGGCGCTGGGGTCGCTGCGACGATGGAAGCGGTGCGCATTCTTCAGGCGCTGAAGTTGGAACCGCGGCGCACCGTCCGGATCGCGCTTTGGACCGGTGAAGAGCAAGGCCTGCTGGGATCGAAGGCTTACGTGGCTCAGCAATTCGGGTATTACACGAACGTCACCAGCCGTAGCGAGTCCGGTTCTTCCGGCGAACAGAGCGACGGCAATTCAGCGAGTCAGCCGGCGCCGGGCAGTTCGCGCTCGACGCGCCAGCTTGTGCGGCATTCCAATTACGAAAAGTTCTCCGCCTATTTCAACCTGGACAATGGCACCGGGAAAATTCGCGGCGTTTATCTGCAAGGCAACGAAACCGTGCGCCCGCTTTTTCGGCGCTGGCTTCAACCGTTCAACGACCTGGGCGCCGAGACGCTGACCCTGAACAACACCAGCGGCACCGATCATCTTTCCTTCGACGAGGTCGGCCTTCCAGGTTTCCAGTTCATCCAGGATCCGGTCGAGTACCCCACACGCACGCATCACTCCAACCAGGATGTCTTCGACCGCATCCAGGCCGACGACATAAAACAAGCCGCGACCATCATGGCCGCGTTTCTGTATCACGCCTCGACGATGGACGAAAAGCTGCCGCGCAAGCCGACGGAATAA